One Phaseolus vulgaris cultivar G19833 chromosome 2, P. vulgaris v2.0, whole genome shotgun sequence DNA window includes the following coding sequences:
- the LOC137808998 gene encoding secreted RxLR effector protein 161-like, which produces MDQCKAINTPISTSCQLDQDCVGKSVDQSKYRGLIGSLLYLTASRPDIMFVVCLCARYQSDPRESHYNATKRILKYLEGTKDVGLWYPNNVSLNLTAFSDSDFAGCKVDRKSTSGTCHMLGSTLISWHCKKQACVAFSTIEAEYIAVGSCCAQTLWLRQQLSDFGILLNKIPINCDNTSVINLSQNPVMHSRTKHIEIRHHFLREHIANGTCDIKFIGTESQLADFFTKPLAKDKFYFLLNELGIISLN; this is translated from the coding sequence atggatcaatgcaaagctatcaacactcctatttcaacaagctgccaaCTGGACCAGGATTGTgtaggaaaatcagtggatcaatcaaaatacaggggtttaattggttctttgTTATACTTAACAgctagcaggcctgacattatgtttgttgtatgcttatgtgctagatatcaatctgatccaaggGAATCACATTACAATGCAACTAAGAGGATTCTAAAATACTTAGAAGGGACTAAAGATGTTGGACTATGGTATCCAAACAATGTTTCTTTAAACTTGACAGctttttcagattctgattttgcaggttgcaaggttgataggaagagcacaagtgggacttgtcacatgcttgggtcaactctaatctcttggcattgcaagaaacaagccTGTGTTGCTTTCTCTACAAtagaggcagaatacatagcagttggaagttgttgtgctcaaacacTCTGGCTAAGGCAACAACTAAGTGACTTTGGAATTCTTTTGAATAAGATACCTATCAACTGTGATAATACTAGTGTTATAAATCTGTCTCAGAATCCTgttatgcattcaagaactaaacatattgaaattagacatcatttCCTAAGAGAGCATATAGCTAACGGAACTTGTGATattaaattcattggtactgaatcTCAATTGGCTGATTTCTTTACTAAACCTCTTGCTAAAGATAAGTTTTactttcttctaaatgaattgggtatcattagcttaaattgA